One Aegilops tauschii subsp. strangulata cultivar AL8/78 chromosome 7, Aet v6.0, whole genome shotgun sequence genomic window carries:
- the LOC109743271 gene encoding probable jasmonic acid carboxyl methyltransferase 2, which produces MASEQTVHMNGGQGDTSYARNSSLQNAEQNKMRPLIEEAIADLLSTGASLPRSMVVADLGCSSGPNALTLVSICVDAIRSQCLRSRQPPVEVCIFLNDLPDNDFNMVVKSLVAFQQSHRSVVTGVMPGSFYGRLFTSGSLHLACSANSLHWLSEAPEELRRNKIPAYDIDEHVRRERRRVVIGAYARQFRKDFTLFLELGAIELAAGGRLVASLAGRRSEEPAAEFTHAWESVALVLSEMASKGMINRAKFDTFYIPIYGPSDEELREIIQAEGSFSIREMQVHEPASNVESTLISPSKMANLLRAGFEPIIVQHFGSSGEIMDEFVRTAERRWSRRGSLEAELARNPRVILVVSLKKKV; this is translated from the exons ATGGCTTCCGAGCAGACGGTGCACATGAACGGAGGACAAGGGGACACAAGCTATGCTCGCAACTCCAGTCTGCAG AACGCTGAGCAGAACAAGATGAGGCCCCTCATAGAAGAGGCCATCGCCGATCTACTCAGCACCGGCGCCTCCTTGCCGAGAAGCATGGTGGTCGCGGACCTGGGATGCTCCTCCGGCCCAAACGCGCTCACTCTGGTGTCGATCTGCGTTGATGCCATCCGCAGCCAGTGTCTTCGTTCCCGGCAGCCGCCGGTGGAGGTCTGCATCTTCCTCAACGATCTTCCCGACAACGACTTCAACATGGTGGTGAAGAGCTTGGTGGCGTTCCAGCAAAGCCACAGGTCGGTCGTCACCGGTGTTATGCCAGGGTCATTCTACGGGAGGCTCTTCACCAGTGGCTCCTTGCATCTCGCCTGCTCGGCCAATAGCCTCCACTGGCTCTCCGAG GCTCCTGAAGAACTGAGGAGGAACAAGATCCCGGCATACGACATCGATGAGCATGTCAGGCGAGAAAGACGGCGTGTGGTCATCGGAGCCTATGCGCGGCAGTTCAGGAAAGATTTCACCCTTTTCCTTGAGCTGGGAGCCATAGAATTGGCCGCAGGAGGTCGATTGGTTGCCTCCCTTGCTGGGAGGCGCTCTGAAGAACCTGCTGCCGAATTCACTCATGCCTGGGAATCAGTCGCCCTTGTATTAAGTGAGATGGCCTCAAAG GGTATGATTAACAGAGCGAAGTTTGATACTTTCTACATACCGATATACGGACCTTCCGACGAAGAGCTGAGGGAGATCATTCAAGCAGAGGGTTCTTTTTCAATAAGGGAGATGCAAGTGCATGAGCCTGCAAGCAATGTGGAAAGCACGCTGATCTCCCCGAGCAAGATGGCCAATCTGCTGAGAGCAGGGTTTGAGCCGATAATAGTCCAGCATTTTGGGTCGTCTGGGGAGATCATGGATGAATTTGTGAGGACTGCGGAACGACGCTGGAGCCGGCGGGGCAGCTTGGAAGCCGAGCTGGCTAGAAACCCCAGAGTTATCTTGGTTGTGTCGCTAAAAAAGAAGGTATAA
- the LOC109743270 gene encoding uncharacterized protein — translation MEDHFGRKISREEEAVVKPTRSFRYEDYSTRRVFLRSYPLQWESPAPGGGDEKQGEAEDDEDRYDGGGRDRRWKRQVVVAVVEWGEDKLLLLRRVKKRLALYLIGCHYSRPALPYKSGGSCTTAMLKSM, via the coding sequence ATGGAGGATCACTTCGGCCGGAAGATATccagggaggaggaggcggtggtgaAGCCGACGAGGAGCTTCCGGTACGAGGACTACAGCACCAGGAGGGTGTTCCTGCGCAGCTACCCCCTGCAGTGGGAATCGCCGGcgcccggcggcggcgacgagaagcagggcgaggcggaggacgacgaGGACCGGTACGACGGCGGCGGCCGCGACAGGCGGTGGAAGCggcaggtggtggtggcggtggtggagtGGGGGGAGGACAAGCTGCTGCTGCTCCGCAGGGTCAAGAAGCGGCTGGCGCTCTACCTCATCGGCTGCCACTACAGCCGCCCCGCGCTGCCGTACAAGTCCGGCGGCTCATGCACCACCGCCATGCTCAAGTCCATGTGA